The window CGGATACTGCCCTGGGGCATAAGGAACTGCATCACCCTGATAATAATAGACACCATCACGACCCGTCTGACCATAACTATCAGGGCCAGGGACCTGCTGGATCGGCACAGGTGGTGGCAAGAAAGACTGTTGGGGCctctgctgactctggggacaatttccagctcgatgtcccatctgcccataGGTGAAACAACCACCGCTGCCTCTCCTACACTCTCCAAAATGTCGATTATTACACCTGCAGCAAACCGGGGCCCTTCCTCTACCAGTATCACCCTGCCTCTGACCTCTAGTACCCCTAGCAAATCTACCACCCGACCCTGACCAGTGGCACTAAAACCACCGCTGGAAGAACTGGAACTAGTCCTACCTCGCTTAAAACTCTGGGTCTTGCGAGGTCCGAGAGATacctgacctttgcctttgtcgTCTTTCCTGTGGTtgccatctttttcttcctcctcacttTCGCTGGGCATGTTCTtggaatcctcaatcctcaacagaATCTCACATAACTCCTGGTAAGAATCGCAaggggtagtggtcgccataAAACATCATTTCTTCTTAGTACCCAAATGGAAATGACAAAGCATCTCCCCCGGATTGGCAGCAACCTTCGGATAATAACGGGATAAATCAGTAAACCTCCGATAATACTCGTTCGCCGTCAACTTCCCTTGCTTCAACTCGGTAAATTCTTGCTTTTTGCAATCAATGTACTTAGAAAGCACAAACCTTTTTCGAAATAACTGCCTGAACACGTCCCAGTCGGTCCTTTTCTCCGGGGTCAAACGACAAACCTCCTGATTATGCAGCACTCGAAAAGTTTTTCAATATGTTCCAGCCACCGCTCAGCTCCCTCAAAACCCTCGTGGCCCTCGAACTTATCTAACTTcaaattgtacatagtctccagaggagtcatCTAGGGAGGGCGGAGCGCCGACTGAATAGCGGTAGCGATAACTTCCTCCAGTTGAGCTACATCGGGAAATTAGGCTCAacagagcgacgtggttccctaCGAGGcacatagttctgacagaagacaccaaaacaattAGAACACTCACAAAAATATataggactgccaaacctatgctttaataccaaactgacacaccccaaccgaaatcagggcatgttggccgtcacgtgagggtgacgtaagCATGTGCACcatgcggaagctaagaataataataaaagtactaacaaataaaaaccaaactacacaTAGAGTAATTAACATACATGCGTaaacgtaagtgtgaaaaataatattcagagcatagaaaacctagtgcagtccaagggaacaaatactaactaaacacacccagagggggtcctacactggtgataatctgtcagatatgccgtggattcctcgtgagccaccaaaagagcattCCAAACGAGAACCTAaaagggcgcaaaacagaaagtgtgagtgggcaaaaataaagcttttcaaaatcatttcattatcaaaagttctaaccccttgccgtaaaacctgtatagtttcccagaaaatagaatgtacacatatatagaaaacatgctcataaatatgccatgtcgaatgcctctacaTAAAATGTAAGCAAACCAGGTAATGCTAAACAATGCAAATAACATGTCAGcaggagtcacctaacgtgacctgtacggctgaatctagagctcaaatccccaactcactaactatacctgcacacaagtcggaaccacctaaagtggtctgtacgacaggattgggtgtaaataaatacgctcaagtgctacgatcacgtgaagactggggaataatcacgggtcacctacgagtcggaaccacctatagtggtctgtacgacaggactgtgcacctaacttggatccaagatgagtgagtggtgtgggaggtgaacatcacgtgaaggaatgtgccctactctgggcgggagcactaacaccggaggtgtaggttatgagctctctaggcaTATCACATAACTAGAATCATCATTGTaacaaacatacatatatgcaactacctgtgcatccacagcaccaaacatacatatatgcaactactaatgtatatataaataggcacacactaagcatggcatgttaaaacatataaacattccatttcattttctgggaaaaacctcaatatataggtatatacggaaaaccaaaaacccactcactggtatgtgaaagggtcgtaacccccttgcctcaagtgactgcgctcgtcctcgggataggtctcacctatatgtgaaacaactataaaaacgttaatttaaagcacataaccaaaactaagtaataatttctcatacaatgctcaaatggggtgtatgaatacaccaacgtgatctcctcaacctcatgaacatccttatatttttaaaataatttttcaacgTTTCACGCGCCCTTTGCGCCGGCCaggcgcggccacgtgccaagCACGCTAACGGCGTTAGTTAATGCCgtcaagaatattccgttaaaactaacagattctgttaaagttaacctaatgccgttaggaatattccgtccaaattgacggaatatttcgtcatcTTCTCTGGCACACCTCCGATGCTGTCGCCATTGCTGAAAAACcgaaaaaacttcaaaacttcgtttctcactcgtttttcaaccaaatttcacgaaattggtaccaaaatgaagcttacaacaagtagaacaaaatcttaccactttcaagccctgaaaCTCACGAAATCTCATCGGAGAAACTTCACAAAAttcggccaaacctgcaactcacgatcctgacgtccaaatccttccaacgaaccaccccgagcttcctaaggacctcactaagcttcctacaagcttcaaattccctgaaaaacaacatttcacgtatgcatgaacagtgaccaaaatcgGGGTTCCAtggttcgacgtgaaatcgaaggatttcctacctaaaatgggtatggttgaactcatatgaacctcacgaacacaaaggtataACTTTCCACCTCGATCTGCAATGTTTTCAAAGGTTTTAATCTTGGTCCatacaaggaagaagaagaagagagggagaaagagaaagacacgGGACAGGGAAAGTGATGAGGATGAGAATGTGGGTGTGTGTGATCCAGATGCAGCCAACCAAAtgcccaaaacaaccacacaacgaaacataACCACTAGGGGAAAAaacgtcatttcacacctacggtacaaataatccaggacgggctgtcacactaCTCTAAGCACTTTTATTAAAAACCATcgatttaatcttttttttttattttttttattttgaatttaagAGGTGTCCCACCACACATAATGAAAGACTAATAATCCATTGATGCAGCTCTAATACTACATGAGGGAACATAATACTTTTGATATTCGAGTCAAACAATATGCCAAAACAATTACCACAAAACTAGCATTTTTTGGTCATACAAAAATTAGTTCAAAAATTCTAAAGGACATATAAATGCTCTTTTGATCCATCAAGTAATCAACCAAAAAATTAGGGAACATTATAATCAAACACCACTCTACTTTCGCGGGAAAGATGTCTGGTCagccaaaaaaatttcatttccaattaaagagaAGCCAAGAAAGTTGATTATGTGAAAGGATGCTTGACTTTCCAACAGAAAAACCTCCCTTAAGACTAGCACTACGTCATTGGTAGCtagttctttctctctctctctctctctctattctaTATATTATACTACGTTGCATATTCATATTTTAGAAGTTGTTTGTGTAACTTTTTTATACTTACGAGACAGAAAATGGCGAAATCACCAGAACAAGAACACCCGAAGAAGGCCTTTGGATGGGCGGCTAGAGATTCGTCTGGTGTTCTCTCTCCCTTCAAGTTCTCAAGAAGGTGTCCGTCAAATTCTTAATTGACTATTTGCGGTCTTAAATCTTAGTTTGGTCTTTTGTTGGTTCTAAAATCAAATCGAATTTCTTTTGATATCAGGGAAACTGGCGAGAAGGACGTGACATTCAAAGTATTGTACTGTGGTATATGCCATTCGGACCTTCACACAATCAAGAGTGAGTGGGGGATTACTACCTATCCTCTAGTTCCCGGGTACGTATTCACAAATCAACGTGCATCAACTCTTTTTCATGGAGCCTAGAGTCGTAAGCTCCATCATTTGAATATTATCAGACTGTATGCTTCCTAACTACGTCATATTCCATTATTCTTCCTTGAATTTGGTGATGCAGGCATGAGATAGTTGGTACGGTGACAGAAGTGGGAAACAAAGTACAAAAATTTAAAGTTGGAGATAAAGTAGGTGTTGGATGCTTGGTGGGTTCTTGCCAATCTTGTGATAATTGTTCCAAAAATTTGGAGAACTACTGCCCCAAAATGATACAAACCTATGGTTCCAAGTACCACGACGGAACCATGACACATGGGGGTTATTCTGACATCATGGTGGCTGATGAAAACTTCATTGTCCGTATTCCTGACAAACTACCTCTTGATGGTGCTGCTCCTCTCCTTTGCGCTGGGATCACAACTTACAGCCCCTTGAGACTTCATGGCCTTGACAAACCCGGTATGCATATTGGTGTGGTTGGTCTAGGTGGTCTAGGACATGCAGCCGTGAAGTTTGCCAAGGCTTTTGGGGTTAAGGTCACAGTGATTAGTACCTCCCCCAACAAGAAGGAAGAAGCGATTAATCGTCTCAAAGCTGATTCATTTTTGGTTAGCCGTGAACAAGATCAAATGCAGGTAAATATTTAAACATTAATTTGCATTTGGATGACTTGAACAAGGTTTTGGTCACTGTGTTTATAGATAATTAAGGTGACCTAACTATATGTTGTCATTTCACTTTTGTAGGCTGCCATGGGCACAATGGATGGTATTATTGACACGGTTTCTGCAGTCCACGCTCTCTTGCCTTTACTTGGTTTGTTGAAATCTAATGGGAAACTTGTAATGGTTGGTTTACCAGAAAAGCCTTTTGAGCTTCCAATTTTTCCACTGGTCGCGGGTAATTTTATGACGTGACATATATTGTAATCGACTTGaatataggaaaactaatattgtttattaaaagaaGTATTGCTTGAAAAGTTGCTTGTACATACTTTCTGGATGAAAACTAAAGTGGATAATTGTTTTATTAACAACCCTTTCTTCTGCAATTACAGGAGGGAAGATAGTAGCTGGTAGTTGCATTGGAGGTTTAAAGGAAACGCAAGAGATGATTGATTTTGCAGGCAAGCACAACATAACAGCTGACATCGAAGTTATTCCAATTGATTATTTGAATACAGCGATGGAGCGTCTTGCCAAAGCCGATGTTAGATACCGATTTGTCATCGACATTGGAAACACATTGAAGTCTGCCGCTTAAAATTTTCACATTCTAAACTCAAACAGTGGTGAGAGGAAAATAGATTGTGTTTTATTTGGTGGGCTACGTTGTTATTGTATACTTTCTTTTATAAACGTCTCTTCTAATCACGACCCATAGTACAATGTGATAGGCTATGTGGGTGTATACTTATTAATTAAGGAATGAATGGATTCATTTTAATTACATTTTACTGAAAAATATGTCTTCTGGCCATGGAACAACAATGGGGTTTATACCTCAAAGAGTGAATATCATTGGATTTTCCAACACTGAAAAACCACGGTGACCACCACCGCTTCCTCCCATTTTATTATGAAAAATATCTGGAAGATTTTATGGGGGATCAAAGCTTATTCCGAAGTCTTGAATTTTATTTGGCGTGCTATTAACAATGCTCTTCCTAGCAGTCTTAATCTTTTTCTTAGAGACATAATTGCAAGCACTACTACATTTAACAGTTCTCAAGACAAAGAAACATTTGTCGCAATGACGTTTTTGTCCCTTAAACATTAATGCAATGAAAACCTTGTCGCAAAGATGTCATCGCGCAAAGCTTGTGAAAAAATCGTTTGCCCGACGAGCAAAATATAGTTCGTCATGCAAAACTGCTTGCGCGACGAAGGATTTTACGCGACGAAGGACATATTCATCACATAAAATATTGGGGAATGGAAACATGTCATCACGCAAACTTACGGCAACAATATTACGTCGTTAGGTAATATTACGCGCGACCATGGTCTTTGTGAGTAAACGTTTTCGAACAAAAAgtcaattaattttaatattattcaGTTGTGAACATCTTGTAGTTTAGGAATCTACAAGAGATTTATGCCCGAGCATTGCTGCGAGATTGGAAATTGTATCAAATGGTCTAGATTAAAACAATCAATTCAATCAAGATCCATATTCTCAATAAACTGAAAGGGAGAATGTGATCAAGGATTTGATCACAATGCACAAcggaatcaacaactaatactCAACACTACACAATCCAAAATAGTAATGATattaagttattttttttttaatctggtTGTACTAAGCGATTCTTTCAATAATAtgatcaattaaataaaaaatcactaCCAATAGTTTAGATTAAAACAATCAATTCAATCAAGATCCATAGTCCAATAGTTAGACAACTAAAAGCGAAGAGTTGAGAgaagaaacaacataaatgaCTGGTTCCCCGAAAACCATTTAAgtagagttaaaaaaaaaaaaaaaagttttaatgaaaagggccTAGCACTATTCATTATTAATCAAAAGAACATTTTGTGTATGAAAAGCCCATAATGGGTCAAGtccctttatttatttactctTATGCCATTAAAAGTGATCCACAATGATGTTGACATTTCTGTCTGGAAATACATTATTTTACATGATGCTATTCAACTTATGCTAATTTGCTGCCAGCTCTTCATGCTTTCATCATGTTGTCGATGTTATGTAGCTCttcttttgtcaaattattcCAGTACTGTTCATCGCCTTCCACTAACTCTACATCTCTTTTTCTATCTTCTTTCACCTTGTAATACATATCTTCTGTTTctcctttgaaattttgaggctTCCAGTATGGCTGATGACGAGCTTTTGACTTGCTGTAAATatgcatttcttcttcttctgctactaatatcatatcatacctaaaatcttcaaactcatctaagg of the Pyrus communis chromosome 1, drPyrComm1.1, whole genome shotgun sequence genome contains:
- the LOC137714725 gene encoding probable mannitol dehydrogenase, whose product is MAKSPEQEHPKKAFGWAARDSSGVLSPFKFSRRETGEKDVTFKVLYCGICHSDLHTIKSEWGITTYPLVPGHEIVGTVTEVGNKVQKFKVGDKVGVGCLVGSCQSCDNCSKNLENYCPKMIQTYGSKYHDGTMTHGGYSDIMVADENFIVRIPDKLPLDGAAPLLCAGITTYSPLRLHGLDKPGMHIGVVGLGGLGHAAVKFAKAFGVKVTVISTSPNKKEEAINRLKADSFLVSREQDQMQAAMGTMDGIIDTVSAVHALLPLLGLLKSNGKLVMVGLPEKPFELPIFPLVAGGKIVAGSCIGGLKETQEMIDFAGKHNITADIEVIPIDYLNTAMERLAKADVRYRFVIDIGNTLKSAA